One window of the Klebsiella sp. WP3-W18-ESBL-02 genome contains the following:
- a CDS encoding DUF2280 domain-containing protein produces MAALKPDVKAFIIQSLACYDTPSQVVEAVQKEFGIKITRQQAESHDPTKASGKTLAKKWIEMFHATRERFLTETSDIPIANKSYRLRVLDRMATKTEGMKNFSLTAQLIEQAAKEVGDAYTNKLKVESTGKDGGPIKTETTNLTADQAAEIYRKMMG; encoded by the coding sequence ATGGCTGCATTAAAACCTGATGTGAAAGCCTTCATCATTCAGTCGCTTGCGTGCTATGACACGCCATCGCAGGTGGTCGAGGCTGTCCAAAAAGAATTCGGGATCAAGATTACCCGCCAGCAGGCTGAATCTCACGACCCCACGAAGGCCAGCGGTAAGACGCTCGCCAAAAAGTGGATCGAGATGTTCCACGCGACGCGCGAACGGTTCCTGACCGAAACCAGCGACATTCCGATCGCGAACAAATCCTATCGCCTCCGCGTGCTTGACCGCATGGCAACCAAAACCGAGGGGATGAAAAACTTCTCCCTGACGGCGCAGCTGATTGAACAGGCCGCGAAAGAGGTTGGCGACGCTTACACCAATAAGCTGAAGGTTGAAAGCACTGGCAAGGATGGCGGCCCGATCAAGACCGAGACGACCAACCTCACCGCAGATCAGGCCGCAGAGATTTACCGCAAGATGATGGGGTGA
- a CDS encoding putative metallopeptidase, which translates to MNRPHPPAHFTMPPDPKPYISIMPANDVGEWLNQHILSDEGDLYNHDHQHLLEADLCFLWASNAFEKKGRSVLGQAEEVAMRAGGWQKARMEQQMYEWFGRVPQFIITLAADYCSQCSDLEFCALIEHELYHICQATDEFGAPKFTQEGQPKLKLRGHDVEEFVGVVRRYGASRDVQEMIDAANQPAEVAHLDIARACGTCMLRLA; encoded by the coding sequence ATGAACAGACCACACCCACCAGCGCATTTTACGATGCCACCTGACCCGAAGCCGTACATCAGCATTATGCCCGCTAATGACGTTGGCGAGTGGCTGAATCAGCACATCCTGAGCGATGAGGGTGACCTCTACAACCATGACCACCAGCATTTGCTTGAAGCGGATCTGTGCTTTCTCTGGGCGTCTAACGCTTTCGAGAAGAAAGGGCGTTCCGTGCTGGGGCAGGCGGAAGAAGTGGCCATGCGGGCTGGAGGCTGGCAGAAAGCGCGGATGGAGCAGCAGATGTATGAATGGTTCGGCAGGGTGCCGCAGTTCATCATCACGCTGGCCGCTGATTACTGCTCGCAATGTTCCGATCTGGAATTCTGTGCGCTGATAGAGCACGAGCTTTATCACATCTGCCAGGCGACAGATGAATTTGGCGCGCCGAAGTTCACGCAGGAAGGGCAGCCAAAGCTGAAGCTGCGCGGCCATGACGTGGAAGAGTTTGTGGGCGTGGTTCGCCGTTACGGTGCAAGCCGGGACGTGCAGGAAATGATTGATGCGGCGAATCAGCCAGCGGAGGTTGCTCATCTCGATATTGCCAGAGCGTGCGGGACGTGCATGCTGCGACTGGCTTAA
- a CDS encoding Rha family transcriptional regulator, which produces MNNPSVIPAFDFREMVTTLDNKIITTSLKVADYFGKRHKDVLRAIRNLKCSDDFTQRNFAPIDFIDKNGDVQPMYNITRDGCMMLVMGFTGKTAAAVKECYINAFNWMAEQLNRRMAMGEELQHRYAIKETRSKLKGTIGSRLMNERKKEKRVLELEHEHIMQVTQPELLIG; this is translated from the coding sequence ATGAATAATCCGTCAGTTATTCCGGCCTTCGACTTCCGCGAAATGGTCACGACCCTCGACAACAAGATAATCACCACATCACTCAAGGTGGCGGATTACTTTGGCAAGCGACACAAAGACGTTTTGCGTGCCATACGTAACCTGAAATGCTCCGATGACTTCACCCAGCGCAATTTTGCGCCCATTGATTTCATTGATAAAAATGGCGATGTTCAGCCTATGTATAACATCACCCGCGACGGATGCATGATGCTAGTGATGGGATTCACTGGCAAAACAGCTGCCGCAGTGAAGGAGTGTTACATCAATGCCTTCAACTGGATGGCCGAGCAGCTAAACCGGCGCATGGCGATGGGTGAAGAATTGCAGCATCGCTACGCCATCAAAGAAACGCGCTCAAAGCTGAAAGGCACGATCGGAAGCCGTTTGATGAACGAGCGGAAGAAAGAGAAGCGCGTCCTGGAGCTCGAACATGAGCACATCATGCAGGTAACGCAGCCGGAATTACTTATTGGCTGA
- a CDS encoding lysis protein has translation MISALVKRYWLQLLVLALIGALAFFVNHYRDNAITYRDQRDKATEKLLLATATIKDMQTRQRDVAALDAKYTGELADAKETIERLHSDVIAGRKRLQVAATCAKSTTGASSMGDGESPRLTADAELNYYRLRSGIDRITAQVNYLQEYIRTQCLK, from the coding sequence ATGATTAGCGCACTGGTTAAGCGTTACTGGCTGCAGTTGCTGGTGCTGGCGTTAATCGGCGCACTGGCTTTCTTCGTGAACCACTACCGCGACAACGCCATCACTTACAGAGACCAGCGCGATAAGGCCACTGAGAAACTCCTCCTGGCGACCGCCACCATTAAAGACATGCAGACCCGCCAGCGTGATGTCGCTGCACTGGATGCCAAATACACCGGAGAACTGGCTGATGCGAAAGAAACCATTGAGCGTCTGCATAGCGATGTCATTGCTGGCCGTAAGCGGCTGCAAGTCGCCGCCACCTGTGCAAAGTCAACGACCGGAGCCAGCAGCATGGGCGATGGAGAAAGCCCAAGACTTACAGCAGATGCTGAACTCAATTATTACCGTCTCCGAAGTGGAATCGACAGGATAACCGCGCAGGTTAACTACCTGCAGGAATACATCAGGACGCAATGCCTGAAATAA
- a CDS encoding lysozyme — MQTSPDGIALIKKFEGCRLTAYPDPGTGDAPWTIGYGWTHPVDGKPVKRGMTIDQQTADRLLKTGLVGYENDVLKVVRVKLTQGQFDALVSFTYNLGARSLSTSTLLRKLNAGDYAGAADEFLRWNKAGGKVLNGLTRRREAERALFLS, encoded by the coding sequence ATGCAAACCAGTCCTGACGGAATTGCTCTGATAAAAAAATTTGAAGGTTGTCGGCTGACTGCTTACCCCGACCCCGGAACGGGAGATGCGCCGTGGACCATCGGCTATGGCTGGACCCATCCGGTTGACGGAAAGCCAGTAAAGCGCGGTATGACTATCGACCAGCAAACCGCTGACAGGCTTCTGAAAACAGGGCTTGTTGGTTATGAGAATGACGTGCTGAAAGTTGTCAGGGTGAAGCTGACACAAGGCCAGTTCGATGCCCTGGTGTCGTTCACGTATAACCTCGGTGCGCGGTCATTGTCGACATCGACTCTCCTGCGAAAACTCAACGCCGGAGATTACGCTGGTGCAGCCGATGAGTTCCTGCGCTGGAATAAAGCTGGTGGGAAGGTGCTGAATGGGCTGACACGTCGGCGGGAGGCAGAGCGAGCTCTGTTCCTGTCATGA
- a CDS encoding phage holin, lambda family, with the protein MKMPYKQDFIAALLAAKEQGIGAMLAFIMAYLRGRYNGGAVTKTLIDALMCAMIAWFVRDLLDFIGLSSNLAYIASVFIGYIGTDSIGKLIKKLAAKNAGVDDANQS; encoded by the coding sequence ATGAAAATGCCATACAAACAAGATTTCATCGCTGCGCTACTTGCCGCCAAGGAGCAGGGTATTGGTGCAATGCTGGCTTTTATCATGGCGTATCTGCGTGGTCGCTATAACGGCGGCGCGGTAACAAAAACGCTAATTGATGCGCTGATGTGCGCGATGATTGCCTGGTTCGTTCGTGACCTTCTGGACTTTATCGGCCTGAGCAGCAACCTCGCCTACATAGCCAGCGTCTTTATTGGATACATCGGCACCGATTCGATCGGCAAACTGATTAAAAAACTTGCAGCAAAAAATGCGGGAGTTGACGATGCAAACCAGTCCTGA
- a CDS encoding RusA family crossover junction endodeoxyribonuclease: MKIYDITPIGKPRMTRSDRWRSRPETSAYWFFKAQVRRLGITLPESGYHITFVLPMPKSWSKKKRQQHDGQPHQTKPDKDNLEKALLDAIFDDDCRIWDGRVTKRWGETGQIIIQENAE; encoded by the coding sequence ATGAAAATTTACGATATCACCCCGATCGGCAAGCCCCGTATGACCAGGAGCGATCGCTGGCGCAGCAGGCCGGAAACCTCTGCTTACTGGTTTTTTAAAGCCCAGGTGCGCCGTCTCGGTATAACCCTCCCGGAATCCGGTTACCACATAACATTCGTTTTGCCCATGCCGAAAAGCTGGAGCAAGAAGAAGCGTCAGCAGCATGATGGCCAGCCTCACCAGACCAAGCCGGATAAGGACAATCTGGAGAAAGCGTTATTGGATGCGATATTCGATGATGACTGTCGGATATGGGACGGCAGGGTAACGAAACGATGGGGAGAGACAGGCCAGATCATTATCCAGGAGAATGCAGAATGA
- a CDS encoding recombination protein NinB produces MSQQFHLINESVKQNAINYIRQLPVDSKRPLILDVKESTRTAIQNRKMWPLLKDLSDQVLWFGNKYDSDDWKDLITALVAKTKKQEQRMAPGLDGGVVMFGQRTSKMTIPQMVEVIETIYWFGTQQGVTFSEKSRNEIEWAKRWGESNAK; encoded by the coding sequence GTGAGCCAACAATTCCACCTCATTAACGAAAGCGTCAAACAGAACGCTATCAACTACATCCGTCAGTTGCCGGTCGACAGCAAGCGCCCGCTGATTCTCGACGTCAAAGAGTCGACGCGCACAGCCATTCAAAACCGCAAGATGTGGCCGCTCCTGAAAGACCTCTCCGACCAGGTTCTCTGGTTCGGTAATAAATACGATTCCGACGACTGGAAAGACCTCATCACCGCGCTGGTGGCGAAGACCAAAAAGCAGGAACAGCGAATGGCTCCCGGCCTTGATGGCGGTGTCGTTATGTTCGGCCAGCGCACCAGCAAAATGACCATTCCCCAGATGGTTGAAGTCATCGAGACGATTTACTGGTTCGGCACCCAGCAGGGCGTCACCTTCAGCGAAAAATCCCGCAATGAAATCGAGTGGGCGAAGCGTTGGGGGGAGAGTAATGCTAAATAA
- a CDS encoding ead/Ea22-like family protein translates to MTNKTKDLVAAGHAIAKELHCAESAALVRELATQLDVQRARADVLAGAEKQNVELKDENEYIRNRFKELDRMFGKNLLVMQAAIIDWRTTGDARNGMEWIFNTLLGPGELPSEDEKDAQAYFDREYAPLDKELMELHQWFWERHKRNESKGLDIQEGAA, encoded by the coding sequence ATGACCAATAAAACCAAAGACCTCGTAGCTGCCGGGCATGCGATAGCGAAAGAGCTGCATTGCGCTGAGTCTGCCGCGCTGGTTCGTGAGCTGGCTACGCAGCTGGATGTGCAGCGTGCTCGCGCTGATGTGTTGGCTGGCGCAGAGAAGCAGAACGTCGAACTGAAGGACGAGAACGAGTACATTCGCAATCGCTTCAAAGAGCTTGATCGGATGTTCGGTAAGAACCTGCTTGTGATGCAAGCGGCGATTATCGACTGGCGCACCACCGGCGATGCCAGGAACGGGATGGAATGGATTTTTAACACCCTGCTTGGTCCCGGCGAATTACCCAGCGAGGACGAGAAAGACGCTCAGGCCTATTTCGACCGCGAATACGCGCCCCTCGACAAAGAGCTGATGGAACTTCACCAGTGGTTTTGGGAGCGCCATAAGCGCAATGAATCCAAAGGTCTTGATATTCAGGAAGGTGCCGCATGA
- a CDS encoding DUF4406 domain-containing protein, with translation MKIYIAGPMTGIPKYNRPAFHFEAMRLASEGHVVLNPATLPDGLSQPEYMDICLAMLRCADGIFLLSGWQNSAGAKAEHALAQKLDLEIIHQENAA, from the coding sequence ATGAAAATCTACATTGCTGGGCCAATGACCGGCATTCCGAAATATAACCGCCCTGCGTTCCATTTCGAGGCTATGCGCCTGGCTTCGGAGGGCCATGTAGTGTTAAACCCCGCGACACTTCCAGATGGCTTGAGCCAGCCAGAGTACATGGATATTTGTCTCGCGATGCTCCGCTGCGCTGACGGCATTTTCCTGCTGTCCGGCTGGCAGAACTCAGCAGGCGCAAAAGCGGAACACGCTCTGGCTCAAAAGCTGGATTTGGAAATCATTCATCAGGAGAACGCGGCATGA
- a CDS encoding DnaB-like helicase C-terminal domain-containing protein, with protein sequence MTDMNMIPQNIEAEQSVLGGMMLDSGSDRCQTAMSMLKPESFYIRPHQVIFAEMRELVANQKPIDLITLIESLESKGLGEQAGGFAYMAEISKNTPSAANIVHYAMLVREKAMERYGIDKLTSATELLFSRNGMTTSQKFDAIQTLFTDIADYAKTGNRRGLREFSEVMGDWVDEVEARWSDSDATRGLSTGIGSLDDLLQPKGLVKGALMVIGARPKMGKTTLYSQLAVNCAEVEHLPALMFSLEMPDKQIVERMVGQVSSVNTDVFYGDRYDDTKVAMAFAAAGRLAQNGNLYVDDTPGITLAHIVAESRRIKRERGAVGMVLVDYLTLMTADKADRNDLAYGIITKGLKNLAKELNCIVVLLTQLNRDLEKRTNKRPMPSDSRDTGQIEQDCDYWVGIYREGAYDENANQSETELLLRLNRHGPTGVVYCDQRNGAIYDCDQAAAEQRRRANDARPNKKRDF encoded by the coding sequence ATGACAGACATGAACATGATCCCGCAGAACATCGAAGCCGAACAAAGCGTGCTGGGCGGAATGATGCTGGATAGCGGTAGTGATCGCTGCCAGACCGCCATGTCGATGCTCAAACCAGAATCGTTCTACATCCGCCCCCACCAGGTGATTTTCGCCGAGATGCGGGAGCTGGTAGCCAACCAGAAGCCTATCGACCTGATCACCCTGATTGAGTCGCTGGAGTCGAAAGGGCTTGGCGAGCAGGCTGGTGGCTTCGCTTACATGGCCGAGATATCTAAAAACACCCCCAGCGCGGCGAACATCGTTCACTACGCAATGCTGGTGCGCGAGAAAGCCATGGAGCGCTACGGCATAGACAAGCTGACCAGCGCTACTGAACTGCTGTTCTCCCGCAACGGGATGACCACCAGCCAGAAGTTTGACGCTATTCAGACTCTGTTCACCGATATCGCTGACTACGCGAAAACCGGTAACCGCCGAGGGCTCCGCGAGTTTTCGGAAGTGATGGGCGACTGGGTGGACGAGGTGGAAGCACGCTGGAGCGACTCCGACGCAACGCGAGGGCTATCCACGGGGATCGGATCGCTGGATGACCTGCTGCAACCGAAAGGGCTGGTTAAAGGCGCTTTGATGGTGATTGGCGCACGTCCGAAGATGGGTAAAACCACGCTGTATAGTCAGCTGGCCGTCAACTGTGCCGAAGTTGAGCATCTCCCCGCGCTGATGTTCAGTCTTGAGATGCCGGATAAGCAGATTGTGGAACGCATGGTAGGGCAGGTCAGCAGCGTAAATACCGACGTGTTTTATGGCGATCGGTATGACGATACCAAGGTTGCTATGGCCTTTGCTGCTGCTGGTCGTCTTGCTCAGAACGGGAATTTGTATGTCGACGATACGCCGGGGATCACGCTGGCGCACATCGTTGCAGAGTCTCGTCGCATCAAACGAGAACGCGGCGCTGTCGGCATGGTGCTGGTGGACTACCTGACGCTGATGACCGCAGACAAGGCCGACCGTAACGACCTGGCCTACGGGATTATCACGAAGGGGCTGAAGAACCTGGCGAAGGAGCTGAACTGCATCGTGGTGCTGCTTACCCAGCTGAACCGCGATCTGGAGAAGCGCACCAACAAACGCCCGATGCCGAGCGATTCCCGCGATACCGGGCAGATTGAGCAGGATTGCGATTACTGGGTCGGCATCTACCGCGAAGGCGCATACGACGAGAACGCGAACCAGAGCGAAACCGAGTTACTCCTGCGGCTGAACCGTCACGGCCCGACCGGCGTTGTTTATTGCGACCAGCGCAATGGTGCGATCTACGACTGCGACCAGGCTGCTGCTGAGCAGAGGCGTCGCGCGAATGATGCCAGACCCAACAAGAAGAGGGATTTCTGA
- a CDS encoding replication protein → MGVVKLADYRPPLEVVEHRVAQLEDGFTRVANELLDAVMASGLSETELCVVLAVWRKTYGYNKKMDWVSNDQLEQMIAKHHTHCSTAKSQLVAKKVLVQEGRNVGMNTSIIEWKTKINGFCKTLAKPAKDSLAEVANKTLAESAKEILAEVANGDVETLAESAFETKQDLLTTKDNIQKTINNTPQPPEGECVGQEEKSVSKKTPIDYQAVLSAYNTTLGDRLPQAEALNDKRRRAIKRLLTELKEPTVEAVENYFAAFAERAPKFYFGENDRGWRASFDYLLRSDTLLKTREKAL, encoded by the coding sequence ATGGGCGTCGTTAAGTTAGCAGACTACAGGCCGCCGCTGGAGGTCGTGGAGCATCGCGTGGCGCAGCTGGAAGATGGTTTTACTCGTGTTGCTAATGAGCTTCTCGATGCTGTTATGGCATCCGGACTAAGCGAAACAGAGCTGTGTGTCGTCCTTGCCGTTTGGCGCAAGACGTATGGTTACAACAAGAAGATGGACTGGGTTAGCAATGACCAGCTTGAGCAGATGATTGCCAAGCATCACACACATTGTTCTACAGCAAAAAGTCAGCTTGTTGCCAAAAAAGTCTTGGTCCAGGAGGGGCGTAATGTGGGTATGAATACCAGCATCATCGAGTGGAAAACAAAGATTAACGGATTCTGCAAAACATTAGCTAAACCTGCTAAGGATTCTTTAGCGGAAGTTGCTAATAAAACTTTAGCTGAAAGTGCTAAGGAAATATTAGCGGAAGTTGCTAATGGTGATGTCGAAACCTTAGCAGAATCTGCTTTTGAAACTAAGCAGGATCTGCTAACCACAAAAGACAATATACAAAAGACAATAAACAATACCCCCCAACCCCCAGAGGGGGAGTGTGTCGGGCAGGAAGAAAAATCTGTCTCAAAGAAAACCCCGATCGACTACCAGGCAGTGCTGTCTGCATACAACACCACCCTGGGAGACCGCCTTCCTCAGGCAGAGGCACTAAACGACAAACGTCGCCGTGCTATCAAACGCCTGCTGACCGAACTGAAAGAGCCAACCGTCGAGGCGGTGGAGAATTACTTCGCCGCTTTCGCTGAACGAGCACCAAAGTTTTATTTCGGTGAGAACGACAGAGGATGGCGCGCCAGTTTCGATTATCTGCTGCGTTCTGACACCCTGCTGAAAACCAGGGAGAAGGCGCTATGA
- a CDS encoding CII family transcriptional regulator, translating to MENAIARKLDPPVINPVEIESVLLTRLASVGQKSYAEHMGISESTASRRKAEGHFSTMAKELAFLGIQAAPPEAVLVSREYLASVETLADIGLKAERARPGPLGWD from the coding sequence ATGGAGAACGCAATCGCACGAAAGTTAGACCCACCAGTTATCAATCCGGTTGAGATAGAGAGCGTTCTGCTCACCCGGCTTGCATCAGTGGGCCAGAAGTCTTACGCCGAGCATATGGGCATCAGCGAGTCGACAGCCAGCAGGCGCAAAGCTGAGGGGCATTTCAGCACCATGGCGAAAGAGCTGGCCTTCCTGGGTATACAGGCTGCGCCACCGGAAGCCGTTCTGGTGTCGCGGGAATATCTGGCATCAGTGGAAACGCTCGCTGATATCGGGCTGAAAGCTGAACGGGCAAGGCCGGGGCCGCTGGGGTGGGATTAA
- a CDS encoding helix-turn-helix domain-containing protein yields the protein METISQRIKQKREELNLSQAQLAERAGMKQQSLQAIEAGTTKRPRFLFELASALHCDPKWLLYGEKPNHSQ from the coding sequence ATGGAAACAATTTCGCAGCGCATCAAGCAAAAGCGAGAGGAGTTGAATCTTTCTCAAGCCCAGCTCGCCGAGAGAGCCGGAATGAAGCAGCAATCACTTCAAGCTATTGAGGCTGGAACAACCAAGCGCCCTCGTTTTTTGTTTGAGTTAGCCAGTGCTCTGCACTGCGACCCAAAATGGTTGCTGTACGGTGAAAAACCTAACCATTCTCAATAA
- a CDS encoding LexA family protein yields MSLADRVKQKRIELGLTQTEAAEIAGIRQQSWQSIEDGKTLKPRNIVGIAKALKCDASWLMNGGAFMPMAEVSSRRVPLISYVQAGALAEKSPIEAFDGNLEYILTDLDVSDFTFALRIEGDSMEPDFKAGDVIIVDPELEPTPGEFVVAKNGGQQATFKKYRPTYTDIMGCQHFELVPLNDDYPVINSDYQPLTIIGVMIEHRIYRRKR; encoded by the coding sequence ATGAGCCTTGCAGATCGCGTAAAACAAAAAAGAATAGAGTTGGGATTGACCCAGACAGAAGCGGCAGAAATAGCAGGTATTAGACAGCAGTCCTGGCAGAGCATAGAGGATGGAAAAACCCTTAAACCTCGAAATATTGTTGGTATAGCAAAAGCATTAAAATGCGATGCTAGCTGGCTTATGAATGGCGGCGCGTTTATGCCTATGGCTGAAGTTAGTTCCAGGAGGGTTCCTTTGATCAGCTATGTTCAAGCCGGTGCGCTTGCAGAGAAGAGTCCTATTGAGGCGTTTGATGGAAATCTCGAATACATTCTGACAGACCTTGATGTTTCTGACTTTACATTTGCACTTCGCATTGAAGGCGATTCCATGGAACCAGATTTCAAAGCTGGCGATGTGATCATTGTTGACCCAGAATTAGAACCTACTCCAGGCGAGTTTGTTGTTGCTAAAAATGGCGGACAACAAGCAACTTTCAAAAAGTATCGGCCAACCTACACAGACATTATGGGTTGTCAGCATTTCGAACTTGTTCCGCTGAACGATGATTACCCAGTGATTAATAGTGACTATCAGCCTCTCACTATCATCGGTGTAATGATCGAACACCGTATCTACCGCAGAAAACGTTAA
- a CDS encoding DUF1482 family protein — protein sequence MGALYALVLTITMTNGDYQDAVVGIFDNQQQCEAAASEQMGVTSCYPVEGIIHADETPAGYDAKF from the coding sequence ATGGGAGCCCTGTACGCATTAGTGCTTACCATCACCATGACGAACGGTGATTACCAGGATGCTGTCGTCGGTATTTTCGACAACCAGCAGCAATGTGAAGCGGCAGCGAGTGAGCAAATGGGCGTCACGAGCTGCTATCCAGTCGAAGGCATCATCCACGCTGACGAAACGCCAGCAGGGTATGACGCGAAATTTTGA
- a CDS encoding IS5 family transposase (programmed frameshift), whose protein sequence is MAGNKWQISDGLWEKMAPLIPEHKTQHPLGTHRKRVDNRAAMNAIFFVLRTGCQWNALNATGICSSSSAHRRFQEWRDAGVFERFWQNGLLACEQLDSIDWSWLSMDGCITKSPLAGKKTGRNPTDRGKQGVKRSLMTDGNGLPLALVVAGANTHDIKLVTDTLDALQTGRPGKRLRLCMDKGYEAEWLESYLKSRRYEPHIQSRKDESEAIKYTDFKAHRWVVERTHSWMNRYRRVLTRWEKKVENYEAMLHFACGVIVWNKTLLG, encoded by the exons GTGGCGGGCAACAAGTGGCAGATCAGTGATGGACTCTGGGAGAAAATGGCTCCACTCATCCCGGAGCATAAAACTCAACACCCGCTGGGTACGCACCGCAAGCGGGTTGATAATCGCGCTGCAATGAACGCCATTTTCTTCGTACTCAGGACGGGCTGCCAATGGAATGCGCTGAATGCCACCGGTATATGCTCGTCAAGCTCTGCTCATCGCCGATTTCAGGAGTGGCGAGATGCTGGAGTATTTGAACGCTTCTGGCAAAATGGGTTGCTTGCTTGCGAACAGTTGGACTCTATTGACTGGTCGTGGCTGTCGATGGATGGTTGTATAACCAAATCACCGCTGGCAGGC AAAAAAACAGGCAGGAACCCTACAGACCGGGGGAAACAGGGCGTAAAGCGCAGTCTGATGACTGACGGGAACGGGCTACCGCTTGCACTGGTTGTTGCCGGAGCAAATACGCACGACATAAAGTTGGTTACGGATACGCTCGATGCCCTCCAGACGGGCAGACCGGGCAAGAGGCTCCGGTTGTGCATGGACAAAGGGTATGAAGCGGAATGGCTGGAATCGTATCTGAAAAGTCGTCGCTATGAACCTCATATCCAGTCACGAAAGGATGAGTCAGAGGCCATCAAATACACGGATTTTAAGGCTCACCGCTGGGTTGTAGAGAGAACACACAGTTGGATGAATCGCTACCGCCGTGTCCTGACTCGTTGGGAGAAGAAGGTCGAGAATTATGAGGCGATGCTGCATTTTGCCTGTGGTGTCATTGTCTGGAACAAAACCCTATTGGGATAG
- the exoX gene encoding exodeoxyribonuclease X, with protein MLRVIDTETTGLEGGPETVVEIASVDIVDGVICNPMSDLVKPGVAIGFEAMAIHHITEDMVEGAPLLSEVIGRYLGADAYVAHNAKFDKSKLPQIDAPWICTAKLARSLLPEHKSHSNQYLRYSLGLKPEVPEGLYAHRALYDCYVTAELLLYMGRLAKWTMGEMRAISNNPSLLHALRFGKHKGVPFAELAKTEPGYLRWLVANSDDEDVLFTAEHWLSGGK; from the coding sequence ATGCTGCGTGTCATTGATACCGAAACGACAGGGCTGGAAGGCGGCCCGGAAACCGTGGTGGAAATCGCCAGCGTCGATATTGTCGATGGTGTGATCTGCAACCCAATGAGCGACCTCGTTAAGCCAGGCGTGGCGATCGGTTTTGAGGCCATGGCTATTCACCATATCACCGAAGACATGGTGGAAGGCGCGCCGCTGCTCAGTGAAGTAATTGGCCGCTATCTGGGGGCTGATGCCTACGTCGCTCACAACGCGAAGTTCGACAAATCCAAGCTGCCGCAGATTGATGCGCCGTGGATCTGCACCGCCAAGCTGGCGCGTTCGCTCCTGCCGGAGCACAAGAGCCACAGTAACCAGTACCTGCGTTACAGCCTCGGGCTGAAACCGGAAGTACCGGAAGGGCTTTACGCCCACCGCGCGCTGTATGACTGCTACGTCACCGCCGAATTGTTGCTCTATATGGGCCGCCTGGCGAAATGGACGATGGGCGAAATGCGGGCCATCTCCAATAACCCTTCCCTGCTGCATGCGCTCCGCTTCGGTAAGCATAAAGGCGTCCCGTTCGCAGAGCTGGCAAAAACAGAACCGGGTTACCTGCGCTGGCTCGTTGCCAACAGCGACGACGAAGACGTGCTGTTTACGGCTGAACACTGGCTGAGCGGGGGTAAATGA